A genomic segment from Micromonospora echinaurantiaca encodes:
- a CDS encoding peptidoglycan-binding domain-containing protein, with protein sequence MGVHLAPTLRVLREEINTRWPHRDKASDGWIGDAAHQARKSDHNPDGDDRSVNAADFDIDGIDPLLVVRQCIAHPSTQYVIFNRTIWSRTRGFRAARYTGSNPHTKHLHVSVSHSRALEDSLRPWGIATARVSKLGDRTLKAGCKGSDVRELQTLANRLGAGLAADGVFGPRTTAWVRSFQKSRKLAVDAVVGPKTLAALRAATKPPPPKPGPGRAPGSRTIRAGSTGEDVAYVKRFIGTRRCGPPGDRFDTTTESGVRWYQQMRGLTADGIVGRLTWAEMGVRVTY encoded by the coding sequence ATGGGTGTGCACCTGGCCCCGACGCTCCGCGTACTGCGGGAGGAGATCAACACCCGCTGGCCGCACCGGGACAAGGCCTCCGACGGGTGGATCGGCGACGCGGCGCACCAGGCCCGCAAGTCCGACCACAACCCGGACGGCGACGACCGCTCGGTCAACGCGGCCGACTTCGACATCGACGGGATCGACCCGCTGCTGGTGGTCCGGCAGTGCATCGCGCACCCGTCCACCCAGTACGTCATCTTCAACCGGACCATCTGGAGCCGCACCCGCGGCTTCCGGGCCGCCCGCTACACCGGGTCGAACCCGCACACCAAGCACCTGCACGTCAGCGTGAGCCACTCCCGCGCCCTGGAGGACAGCCTCCGGCCGTGGGGCATCGCCACCGCCCGGGTGTCCAAGCTGGGCGACCGTACGCTGAAGGCCGGCTGCAAGGGCAGCGACGTGCGGGAGCTGCAGACCCTCGCCAACCGGCTGGGTGCCGGGCTGGCCGCCGACGGGGTGTTCGGGCCCAGGACCACGGCCTGGGTCCGGTCCTTCCAGAAGTCGCGCAAGCTGGCCGTGGACGCGGTGGTCGGGCCGAAGACGCTCGCCGCGCTGCGCGCCGCCACCAAGCCGCCGCCCCCCAAGCCGGGACCCGGCCGGGCGCCCGGCTCGCGCACCATCCGCGCCGGCAGCACCGGCGAGGACGTCGCGTACGTCAAGCGGTTCATCGGCACCCGCCGCTGCGGCCCGCCGGGCGACCGGTTCGACACGACGACCGAGTCGGGGGTCCGCTGGTACCAGCAGATGCGGGGGCTCACCGCCGACGGCATCGTCGGCCGGCTCACCTGGGCCGAAATGGGCGTCCGGGTCACCTACTGA